In a genomic window of Phyllostomus discolor isolate MPI-MPIP mPhyDis1 chromosome 5, mPhyDis1.pri.v3, whole genome shotgun sequence:
- the LOC114497373 gene encoding histone H3.3A-like: MARTKQTAHKSTGGKASSKQLATKAARKSAPSTGGVKKPHRYRPGTVALREIRRYQKSTELMIRKLPFQRLVREIAQDFKTDLCFQSAAIGALQEASEAYLVGLFKDTNLCVIHAKRVTIMPKDIQLARRIRGERA, translated from the coding sequence ATGGCTCGTACAAAGCAGACTGCCCACAAATCGACAGGTGGTAAAGCATCGAGTAAGCAACTGGCTACCAAAGCCGCTCGCAAGAGTGCGCCCTCTACTGGAGGGGTGAAGAAACCTCATCGTTACAGGCCTGGTACTGTGGCACTTCGTGAAATTAGACGTTATCAGAAGTCCACTGAACTTATGATCCGCAAACTTCCCTTCCAGCGTCTGGTGCGAGAAATTGCTCAGGACTTCAAAACAGATCTATGCTTCCAGAGTGCAGCTATTGGTGCTTTGCAGGAGGCAAGTGAAGCCTATCTGGTTGGCCTTTTTAAAGACACCAACCTGTGTGTTATCCATGCCAAACGTGTAACAATTATGCCAAAAGACATCCAGCTAGCACGCCGCATACGTGGAGAACGTGCTTAA